A genomic window from Parasteatoda tepidariorum isolate YZ-2023 chromosome 10, CAS_Ptep_4.0, whole genome shotgun sequence includes:
- the LOC107453564 gene encoding E3 ubiquitin-protein ligase Hakai isoform X2, whose translation MADETDDLEYSDTNVGSAQTQGVRKNISLKLKGKGRGRGRRGGKAKRTSTKKANDDNEENTDPPGEKTSPDKTFTDTNLDEVISKLDKTPAFSPMDRSFPEPLHQNQKLRWDHKVNLIGEKVIDPLIHCCEKCSLPILNYGRMIPCKHVLCFDCAKKLEKVCPKCDMNVQRIEQSILGTVFMCTYGGSRHVPGACGRTYLSQRDLQAHVNHRHLKTTSSSSTTHPPPVSTVGASHVPLTRDPRDPRAHLQVDVSHQSVIVGGHIQHPQEHRDPVDHTRNTNIPLGSPVGQSRQYPHSPANYASTIPVSSARPNLITVPIQDDGANHVPPVASHLHPQPHAPQYSAGVTPTHPLPPLQHPPATYPPHAYQHPHPGTAPTYSQAPPITTQAFSQPPPPVHHQPPINHPHAPPGGPIYSTPPPVVHHPPPATYTPPRGPTHVPHPVPPPQRFPPSSGGYEETPSYMQQWPPSGVPPPPTRTALPPRPIAAPPPAQNPSVGHMPPRGPSEPPYRPSYYQ comes from the exons atGGCGGATGAAA CTGATGATTTAGAATATTCAGACACAAATGTTGGATCAGCTCAAACACAGGGAGtgcgtaaaaatatttcattgaaactgaaagGTAAAGGACGGGGAAGAGGTCGTCGAGGAGGAAAAGCAAAGCgaacttcaacaaaaaaagctAATGATGACAATGAAGAAAACACTGATCCTCCCGGCGAGAAGACGTCTCCTGATAAAACAT ttACAGATACAAACCTTGATGAAGTTATTTCTAAGCTTGATAAAACCCCAGCCTTCAGTCCCATGGATCGTTCATTTCCTGAACCTTTGCACCAAAACCAAAAATTAAGATGGGATCACAAA gtAAATCTGATTGGGGAAAAAGTAATAGACCCCCTAATTCATTGCTGTGAAAAATGTTCATTGCCTATTCTAAATTATGGCCGGATG attcCTTGCAAACATGTTTTATGCTTTGATTGTGCTAAAAAACTGGAAAAGGTTTGTCCAAA GTGTGATATGAATGTTCAAAGAATTGAACAGAGTATTTTAGGTACTGTTTTCATGTGTACATATGGAGGTTCTCGGCATGTACCTGGTGCTTGTGGGAGAACTTACCTCAGTCAAAGAGATCTGCAA GCTCATGTTAATCATcgacatttaaaaacaacttcatCCTCCTCCACTACACATCCTCCGCCTGTTTCTACTGTTGGCGCTAGTCATGTTCCTTTGACTAGGGATCCACGTGATCCAAGAGCTCATTTACAAGTTGATGTTTCACACCAGTCAGTTATTGTTGGTGGTCACATTCAACATCCTCAAGAACACAGGGATCCTGTGGACCACACAAGAAATACTAATATTCCTTTGGGAAGCCCAGTTGGACAGTCTCGTCAATACCCTCATTCTCCTGCTAATTATGCCAGTACTATACCTGTCAGTAGTGCAAGACCTAATTTGATAACGGTTCCCATTCAAGATGATGGAGCAAATCATGTGCCGCCTGTAGCTTCACACCTTCATCCGCAACCACATGCACCCCAATATTCTGCTGGTGTCACACCGACTCATCCTTTACCTCCACTACAACACCCGCCAGCAACTTATCCACCACATGCTTATCAGCATCCTCATCCAGGTACTGCTCCTACGTATTCCCAAGCACCACCCATTACTACCCAGGCTTTTAGCCAACCTCCTCCCCCAGTTCATCACCAACCTCCAATTAACCATCCACATGCTCCACCAGGTGGTCCAATATACTCAACACCTCCTCCTGTTGTGCATCATCCACCTCCTGCTACTTATACTCCTCCTCGTGGTCCTACTCATGTACCTCATCCCGTGCCTCCTCCCCAGCGTTTTCCACCATCATCTGGTGGATATGAAGAAACTCCTTCATATATGCAGCAGTGGCCTCCAAGTGGTGTACCTCCACCACCAACCCGAACTGCTCTTCCTCCGAGACCTATAGCTGCACCTCCTCCAGCTCAAAATCCTAGTGTTGGACACATGCCTCCTAGAGGACCTTCAGAACCGCCTTATAGGCCATCTTATTATCAGTGA
- the LOC107453564 gene encoding E3 ubiquitin-protein ligase Hakai isoform X1, producing MKVSMSKMCTVIFKESFVIKFPCSDDLEYSDTNVGSAQTQGVRKNISLKLKGKGRGRGRRGGKAKRTSTKKANDDNEENTDPPGEKTSPDKTFTDTNLDEVISKLDKTPAFSPMDRSFPEPLHQNQKLRWDHKVNLIGEKVIDPLIHCCEKCSLPILNYGRMIPCKHVLCFDCAKKLEKVCPKCDMNVQRIEQSILGTVFMCTYGGSRHVPGACGRTYLSQRDLQAHVNHRHLKTTSSSSTTHPPPVSTVGASHVPLTRDPRDPRAHLQVDVSHQSVIVGGHIQHPQEHRDPVDHTRNTNIPLGSPVGQSRQYPHSPANYASTIPVSSARPNLITVPIQDDGANHVPPVASHLHPQPHAPQYSAGVTPTHPLPPLQHPPATYPPHAYQHPHPGTAPTYSQAPPITTQAFSQPPPPVHHQPPINHPHAPPGGPIYSTPPPVVHHPPPATYTPPRGPTHVPHPVPPPQRFPPSSGGYEETPSYMQQWPPSGVPPPPTRTALPPRPIAAPPPAQNPSVGHMPPRGPSEPPYRPSYYQ from the exons ATGAAAGTAAGTATGAGTAAAATgtgtactgtaatttttaaagaatctttCGTAATTAAATTCCCATGCT CTGATGATTTAGAATATTCAGACACAAATGTTGGATCAGCTCAAACACAGGGAGtgcgtaaaaatatttcattgaaactgaaagGTAAAGGACGGGGAAGAGGTCGTCGAGGAGGAAAAGCAAAGCgaacttcaacaaaaaaagctAATGATGACAATGAAGAAAACACTGATCCTCCCGGCGAGAAGACGTCTCCTGATAAAACAT ttACAGATACAAACCTTGATGAAGTTATTTCTAAGCTTGATAAAACCCCAGCCTTCAGTCCCATGGATCGTTCATTTCCTGAACCTTTGCACCAAAACCAAAAATTAAGATGGGATCACAAA gtAAATCTGATTGGGGAAAAAGTAATAGACCCCCTAATTCATTGCTGTGAAAAATGTTCATTGCCTATTCTAAATTATGGCCGGATG attcCTTGCAAACATGTTTTATGCTTTGATTGTGCTAAAAAACTGGAAAAGGTTTGTCCAAA GTGTGATATGAATGTTCAAAGAATTGAACAGAGTATTTTAGGTACTGTTTTCATGTGTACATATGGAGGTTCTCGGCATGTACCTGGTGCTTGTGGGAGAACTTACCTCAGTCAAAGAGATCTGCAA GCTCATGTTAATCATcgacatttaaaaacaacttcatCCTCCTCCACTACACATCCTCCGCCTGTTTCTACTGTTGGCGCTAGTCATGTTCCTTTGACTAGGGATCCACGTGATCCAAGAGCTCATTTACAAGTTGATGTTTCACACCAGTCAGTTATTGTTGGTGGTCACATTCAACATCCTCAAGAACACAGGGATCCTGTGGACCACACAAGAAATACTAATATTCCTTTGGGAAGCCCAGTTGGACAGTCTCGTCAATACCCTCATTCTCCTGCTAATTATGCCAGTACTATACCTGTCAGTAGTGCAAGACCTAATTTGATAACGGTTCCCATTCAAGATGATGGAGCAAATCATGTGCCGCCTGTAGCTTCACACCTTCATCCGCAACCACATGCACCCCAATATTCTGCTGGTGTCACACCGACTCATCCTTTACCTCCACTACAACACCCGCCAGCAACTTATCCACCACATGCTTATCAGCATCCTCATCCAGGTACTGCTCCTACGTATTCCCAAGCACCACCCATTACTACCCAGGCTTTTAGCCAACCTCCTCCCCCAGTTCATCACCAACCTCCAATTAACCATCCACATGCTCCACCAGGTGGTCCAATATACTCAACACCTCCTCCTGTTGTGCATCATCCACCTCCTGCTACTTATACTCCTCCTCGTGGTCCTACTCATGTACCTCATCCCGTGCCTCCTCCCCAGCGTTTTCCACCATCATCTGGTGGATATGAAGAAACTCCTTCATATATGCAGCAGTGGCCTCCAAGTGGTGTACCTCCACCACCAACCCGAACTGCTCTTCCTCCGAGACCTATAGCTGCACCTCCTCCAGCTCAAAATCCTAGTGTTGGACACATGCCTCCTAGAGGACCTTCAGAACCGCCTTATAGGCCATCTTATTATCAGTGA